The Deinococcus apachensis DSM 19763 genome has a segment encoding these proteins:
- a CDS encoding helix-turn-helix domain-containing protein has protein sequence MKYLVQLKDEERTQLQALLKVGSAPTRRLTHARILLKADRQGAGLYDKLIAQALDVNPRTVLRVRQRYVLEGLEAALDHLRPQRFKPKKLDERTEAHLIALACSAVPESLGHKTWTLRLLADQMVELGHVDAISHETVRLYLKKTS, from the coding sequence ATGAAGTACCTGGTGCAGTTGAAGGACGAGGAACGGACGCAGCTCCAGGCGCTCCTCAAGGTGGGCAGTGCCCCCACCCGCAGACTCACCCATGCCCGCATCCTCCTCAAAGCGGATCGGCAGGGAGCCGGACTGTACGACAAACTCATCGCCCAGGCCCTGGACGTCAACCCTCGAACGGTCCTACGTGTGCGACAACGCTACGTGCTGGAGGGTCTGGAAGCTGCACTCGATCACCTGCGACCCCAACGCTTCAAACCGAAGAAACTCGACGAGCGCACCGAAGCGCACCTCATCGCGCTGGCGTGCAGTGCGGTGCCCGAGTCCCTCGGGCACAAGACCTGGACCTTGCGCCTCCTGGCCGACCAAATGGTCGAACTCGGTCACGTGGACGCCATCTCCCATGAAACGGTGCGGCTATACCTCAAAAAAACATCCTGA
- a CDS encoding DUF3006 domain-containing protein — MTQDQQAAVPDLLTGTLIVDAIEGGLVRVEREDGHTQDWPLASLPCGVREGDVIRLHVEGGDLDLEIDHAATRERRIQA; from the coding sequence ATGACTCAGGACCAGCAGGCAGCGGTGCCGGACCTTTTGACGGGCACCCTCATCGTGGACGCCATCGAGGGCGGCCTCGTCCGGGTGGAGCGCGAGGACGGCCACACCCAGGACTGGCCCCTGGCCAGCCTGCCCTGCGGTGTGCGGGAGGGCGACGTGATCCGCCTGCACGTGGAGGGGGGAGACCTTGACCTGGAGATCGACCACGCGGCAACTCGGGAACGGCGTATTCAGGCGTAG
- a CDS encoding excalibur calcium-binding domain-containing protein, with translation MQRGQPGYNPALDRDGDGVACE, from the coding sequence TTGCAGCGGGGGCAGCCGGGGTACAACCCGGCGCTGGACAGGGACGGGGACGGGGTAGCCTGCGAGTGA
- a CDS encoding AAA family ATPase, with the protein MRPFLLDLQAGGQPDFPAFVETLGDVLLLLADLARTPQDPEWHGEGDVATHTHVVLAEAYDLAEGLRPEDRLVFVLAAALHDLGKALTSRRTEDATGQRRVISPRHADRGRSYLAYRLPELGLPYPVIHGVMALVGHHHDLGRTLNAGSEQAYRRLARQVNLPLLYLLEVADIRGRIAADRESRLEDLELFRLGAQEYGVWDTPDPYREWRDVIDGELAAFSPQYRDLVREGGILDYEEGLIQTPHEAIARGYAARAGFPQLVVTCGPSGSGKSAWVAEHLPDFDVVSLDLLREELAGKRADQSVNGRVLQVAKERLKASLRARRRVVWDATNTRRDFRGIPLRLGFDYGALTTLAVFQPPLGTIFERNPARTYVVPAHVVASQVENAEFPYVTEAHCTLVLDEFLRPVPSTP; encoded by the coding sequence ATGAGGCCTTTCCTGCTGGACCTGCAAGCGGGAGGTCAGCCAGACTTTCCGGCCTTCGTCGAGACCCTCGGCGACGTCCTCCTCCTGCTCGCGGATCTGGCCCGCACGCCCCAGGACCCCGAGTGGCACGGGGAAGGCGATGTGGCCACCCACACCCACGTGGTCCTCGCCGAGGCCTACGACCTGGCGGAGGGGTTGCGGCCGGAAGACCGCTTGGTCTTCGTCCTGGCCGCCGCCCTTCACGACCTCGGCAAGGCGTTGACCTCCCGCCGAACCGAGGATGCCACGGGACAGAGGCGGGTCATCTCCCCCCGGCACGCCGACCGGGGCCGCTCCTACCTGGCGTACCGTCTGCCCGAGCTGGGCCTGCCGTACCCCGTCATTCACGGCGTGATGGCCCTCGTCGGGCACCACCATGACCTCGGGCGCACCCTGAACGCCGGGAGTGAGCAAGCCTACCGTCGGCTCGCCCGCCAGGTGAACCTGCCCCTGCTCTACCTGCTGGAAGTCGCCGATATCCGCGGACGGATCGCGGCCGACCGGGAGTCGCGGCTGGAGGACCTGGAACTGTTCCGCCTGGGCGCCCAGGAGTACGGGGTGTGGGACACGCCTGACCCGTACCGTGAATGGAGGGACGTGATTGACGGGGAACTCGCCGCCTTTTCCCCCCAGTACCGGGACCTCGTGCGGGAGGGAGGCATTCTCGACTACGAGGAGGGTCTGATTCAGACCCCGCACGAGGCCATCGCCCGGGGCTACGCTGCCCGGGCAGGCTTTCCCCAACTCGTCGTGACCTGCGGACCCAGTGGCTCCGGGAAAAGCGCCTGGGTGGCGGAGCACCTGCCGGACTTCGACGTGGTTTCCCTGGACCTGCTGCGGGAGGAGCTGGCGGGGAAGCGCGCGGACCAGAGCGTGAACGGGCGGGTGCTTCAGGTGGCTAAGGAGCGGCTCAAGGCGTCCCTGCGCGCTCGGCGCCGAGTGGTGTGGGACGCAACGAACACCCGGCGGGACTTCCGTGGGATTCCCCTGCGGCTGGGCTTCGATTACGGGGCGCTGACCACGCTCGCCGTCTTCCAGCCACCCCTGGGCACGATCTTCGAGCGGAACCCAGCGAGGACCTATGTCGTCCCCGCCCATGTCGTCGCCAGTCAGGTGGAGAACGCCGAGTTCCCGTACGTCACGGAGGCGCACTGTACCCTCGTGCTCGACGAATTTCTGAGGCCAGTCCCGTCCACGCCTTGA
- a CDS encoding RNA ligase family protein, whose product MSSRVKYPRTPHLPWSPGTSSDDTRVASVQTFEGQKVVITEKLDGENTTLYRDGLHARSLDPRSHPSRDWVKGLQGRIGYLIPQGWRVCGENLYARHSLAYENLASYFYLFSVWDDTNTCLGWDETRLWAEELGVPTPGELYWDPWDERLVRGLKVDEQRTEGYVVRTTAAFPFVAFSSHVAKWVRSNHIQTDEHWLHRPVVPNTLGEQE is encoded by the coding sequence ATGTCCAGCCGCGTCAAGTATCCCCGCACCCCCCACCTGCCCTGGTCGCCCGGCACCAGCAGTGACGACACCCGCGTGGCGAGCGTTCAGACGTTCGAGGGCCAGAAGGTGGTCATCACCGAGAAGCTTGATGGGGAGAACACGACGCTGTACCGGGACGGCCTGCATGCCCGCTCCCTCGATCCCCGCTCCCACCCTTCCCGCGACTGGGTCAAGGGCCTCCAGGGCCGCATCGGCTACCTGATCCCCCAGGGCTGGCGGGTCTGCGGGGAGAACTTGTATGCCCGGCACTCGCTCGCCTACGAGAACCTGGCGTCGTACTTCTATCTCTTCAGCGTCTGGGACGACACCAACACCTGCCTGGGCTGGGACGAGACCCGGCTGTGGGCGGAGGAACTCGGTGTGCCGACGCCAGGGGAGCTGTACTGGGACCCATGGGACGAACGGCTCGTGCGCGGGCTTAAAGTGGACGAGCAGCGCACGGAAGGGTACGTCGTCCGGACGACGGCGGCCTTCCCCTTCGTTGCCTTCTCGTCCCACGTGGCGAAATGGGTGCGGTCGAATCACATTCAGACGGATGAGCACTGGCTGCATCGCCCCGTCGTTCCGAACACGCTGGGGGAGCAGGAATGA
- a CDS encoding ArsR/SmtB family transcription factor: MTDPDSPSPVTRDNPAAFEWQRLDDPAAARVLADAYIRQFFEPFIWRERRVSDVALELGVSKTAMLYRVRQFLSLGLLEVTRTEPRAGRAVRYYRATSRGYFVPFTATSAESVQALYEASLDSARRSVLATLARAWSLLADDPRWFGLYTFGDEGGLRSHALLPYRPAAGAQGLGERGFLEPLLEDDQPAIWDNATTLALSQTKAKALQRELNELQRRYSRRKTSGGRPYLMRLTLTPVESAPEGASGVGSIAEDEGQP, encoded by the coding sequence ATGACAGACCCGGATTCACCTAGCCCGGTGACCCGCGACAACCCGGCAGCATTCGAATGGCAACGCCTGGACGACCCCGCTGCGGCGCGTGTGCTCGCCGATGCGTACATCCGGCAGTTTTTTGAGCCGTTCATCTGGCGGGAGCGGCGCGTCAGTGATGTGGCCCTCGAGCTGGGGGTCAGCAAGACGGCCATGCTCTACCGTGTGAGGCAGTTTCTGAGCCTGGGGCTGCTGGAAGTGACGCGCACCGAACCTCGGGCTGGCCGGGCTGTGCGGTACTACCGCGCCACCTCCCGGGGCTACTTTGTGCCGTTTACCGCGACATCTGCCGAATCGGTCCAGGCCCTGTACGAGGCGTCGCTGGACAGCGCCCGCCGCTCAGTCCTGGCCACACTTGCGCGGGCTTGGAGTCTGCTGGCAGACGATCCACGCTGGTTTGGGCTGTACACCTTCGGGGATGAGGGTGGCCTCCGGAGTCATGCCCTGCTCCCTTACCGTCCGGCAGCGGGGGCTCAGGGCCTGGGAGAGCGCGGCTTTCTTGAACCTCTGCTGGAAGATGATCAACCTGCCATCTGGGACAACGCCACCACCCTGGCCCTATCGCAGACCAAGGCCAAGGCGTTACAACGCGAATTGAACGAACTTCAACGCCGCTACAGTCGGCGCAAAACGTCGGGAGGGCGCCCTTACCTGATGAGGCTGACGCTGACGCCGGTCGAGTCGGCACCGGAGGGTGCCAGTGGCGTGGGATCAATTGCGGAAGATGAGGGCCAGCCATGA
- a CDS encoding MFS transporter, giving the protein MSQEHVQTLRPSGFGWLWLGQAVTVLGDRALGVALPYVVYQQTGSLSSTALLALAGYLPGLLFGSLAGVLVDRWDRRRVLIVTQLLQGAVILLLLLAGPGRLWLATAVMFTELTLSLLALPAGAALLPTLVGEAALARAMARLLVATTTARLLGPVLGGVLAAGAGMRAVVLLDALSFVLAAALFSQLPGQLQAPRGPRPSSLISSWQAMGQEWRGGLRVIAQHRVISTLFVTLALTSLGGTLVDPYYMGFVQGVLHATPVEVGLLSTVIGAGTLLGSVAATWAVETIDLRRLVSLGTITVGGLMVGLYHQASLPPVLVLGAVLGLPMVVANVAASTLLQLGTPEGFRGRVYGALGTTNAFMGVMAAGGAALIGNRVDVVPMLTLAGALTVLAGLAALALPGQDREGGLAWPIIGGWHARARR; this is encoded by the coding sequence ATGTCTCAGGAGCACGTACAGACCCTGCGTCCATCAGGCTTCGGGTGGCTGTGGTTGGGCCAGGCCGTCACGGTCCTGGGGGACCGCGCCCTGGGCGTGGCCCTGCCCTACGTGGTCTACCAGCAGACCGGCTCTCTCAGTTCCACGGCCCTTCTGGCGCTCGCCGGTTACCTTCCAGGGTTGTTGTTCGGGTCCCTGGCCGGAGTGCTGGTTGACCGCTGGGACCGGCGCCGGGTTCTGATCGTCACCCAGCTTCTCCAGGGCGCGGTCATCCTGCTGCTACTGCTGGCAGGCCCCGGGCGGCTGTGGCTGGCCACCGCCGTGATGTTCACCGAGCTGACCCTGAGTCTCCTGGCCCTGCCAGCGGGCGCGGCCCTGCTGCCCACCCTCGTGGGGGAAGCGGCACTGGCCCGCGCCATGGCCAGACTGTTGGTTGCCACGACCACAGCTCGCCTGCTGGGCCCAGTGCTGGGAGGTGTCCTCGCTGCGGGGGCGGGCATGAGAGCCGTGGTGCTGTTGGACGCCTTGAGTTTCGTTCTCGCCGCTGCGCTGTTCAGCCAGCTGCCAGGACAGCTCCAGGCACCACGGGGGCCGCGCCCGTCTTCCTTGATCAGCTCATGGCAGGCCATGGGGCAGGAATGGCGCGGGGGGCTGCGGGTCATTGCGCAACACCGCGTCATCTCCACCCTGTTTGTCACGCTGGCGCTGACCAGCCTGGGTGGTACGCTGGTGGACCCCTACTACATGGGATTTGTCCAGGGCGTCCTGCATGCCACACCGGTGGAGGTGGGGCTGCTCAGCACCGTGATAGGCGCGGGCACGTTGCTGGGTAGTGTGGCGGCCACCTGGGCGGTGGAGACCATCGACCTGAGGCGCCTGGTGTCGCTCGGGACCATAACGGTGGGTGGTCTGATGGTCGGCCTGTACCACCAGGCGAGTCTGCCGCCCGTGCTGGTCCTGGGAGCTGTGCTGGGCCTTCCGATGGTCGTGGCGAACGTGGCGGCCTCGACCCTGCTGCAATTGGGAACGCCTGAAGGGTTCCGCGGCCGGGTGTACGGCGCGCTGGGAACCACGAACGCGTTCATGGGGGTGATGGCGGCTGGCGGCGCAGCCCTGATCGGGAACCGGGTGGACGTGGTTCCCATGCTGACCCTGGCGGGTGCCCTCACTGTGTTGGCAGGTCTCGCGGCACTGGCACTGCCAGGACAGGACCGAGAGGGAGGACTGGCCTGGCCCATCATTGGGGGTTGGCACGCCCGGGCACGGCGGTGA
- a CDS encoding transposase, translating to MRQRKFSEEQIIKLLQDAKKGEQPIEELCREAGCSTASFSTWKAKYGDATVDEAKRLRQLERENERLLKLVGQQRLELEGMKEVLAKKR from the coding sequence ATGAGACAGCGGAAGTTCAGCGAGGAACAGATCATCAAGTTGCTCCAAGACGCCAAAAAGGGTGAACAACCCATTGAGGAGCTGTGTCGGGAGGCCGGGTGCAGCACGGCCTCCTTCTCCACCTGGAAGGCGAAATACGGCGATGCCACCGTGGACGAAGCCAAGCGGCTTCGTCAGCTCGAACGTGAGAACGAGCGACTCCTCAAGCTGGTGGGGCAGCAACGCTTGGAACTGGAGGGGATGAAGGAGGTCCTGGCAAAAAAGCGTTGA
- a CDS encoding IS3 family transposase produces MILKGVRQQRACELIGLPRSSLSYRPHPRHHGRLQERIRTLAREHPRWGCRRVHATLRREGVQVNRKTVHRLWKREGLAHPTRRKTRKIGTGQHVP; encoded by the coding sequence TTGATTCTCAAAGGAGTTCGACAGCAGCGGGCGTGTGAGCTGATCGGCCTGCCCCGTTCCTCGCTGTCCTATCGCCCACACCCCCGGCACCATGGACGTCTCCAAGAGCGAATCAGGACGCTGGCCCGCGAGCATCCCCGCTGGGGATGCCGCCGGGTTCACGCCACCCTGCGCCGCGAAGGGGTACAGGTCAACCGCAAGACCGTTCACCGCCTCTGGAAGCGTGAGGGTCTCGCGCATCCGACCCGCCGCAAGACCAGGAAAATCGGTACAGGCCAGCATGTTCCCTGA
- a CDS encoding integrase core domain-containing protein — protein MARSSSPTTGGSGWPCKQVGTRYIDPGKPWQNGVAESFHARLRDELLNVEVFHSARHAQVLLDGWRNFYNSARPHSSLAYLTPDEFAGRWASPAAPTTVVHSP, from the coding sequence ATGGCCCGGAGTTCATCGCCCACGACCGGGGGGTCTGGCTGGCCGTGCAAGCAGGTGGGCACCCGGTACATCGACCCTGGAAAACCCTGGCAGAACGGCGTGGCCGAGAGCTTCCATGCTCGGCTCCGCGACGAGTTGTTGAATGTCGAGGTCTTTCACTCGGCACGACACGCCCAGGTGCTGCTCGATGGTTGGCGCAACTTCTACAACAGCGCCAGGCCGCATTCTTCCCTCGCTTACCTAACCCCGGACGAGTTCGCGGGCCGGTGGGCATCACCCGCCGCCCCGACCACCGTCGTACACTCCCCCTGA
- a CDS encoding helix-turn-helix domain-containing protein produces MLRVRKRFVHETLEAALKARRPSIYKPRKVDGRLEAHIIALASSDPPEGRAQWSLRLLADVLVELAHVSSISPETVRQVLKKTNSNRT; encoded by the coding sequence GTGCTGCGGGTCCGGAAGCGTTTCGTTCACGAAACGCTTGAGGCAGCCCTCAAGGCCCGCCGGCCCAGCATCTACAAGCCCCGCAAAGTGGACGGGCGACTCGAAGCGCACATCATTGCCTTGGCGTCCAGTGATCCGCCGGAGGGTCGCGCACAGTGGAGCTTGCGTCTTCTTGCCGACGTGCTTGTGGAACTGGCGCATGTGAGCAGCATCTCGCCGGAAACGGTGCGCCAGGTTCTAAAAAAAACGAACTCAAACCGCACCTGA
- a CDS encoding eCIS core domain-containing protein gives MSNANDWRDVKIVERSGLAWLAARKLRVSRVAMVLGRSVHLSGATRADFLANDGWMRHELAHVQQYQRYGLLRFLTLYLIESLRRGYHHNRFEVEARAAELCVPPRT, from the coding sequence ATGTCCAACGCGAACGACTGGCGTGACGTGAAGATCGTGGAGCGTTCGGGCTTGGCTTGGCTGGCCGCGCGAAAGCTGCGCGTCTCACGTGTCGCCATGGTGCTCGGGCGCAGCGTTCACCTGAGCGGCGCCACCCGCGCGGACTTCCTCGCAAACGACGGCTGGATGCGGCACGAACTCGCGCATGTCCAGCAGTACCAGCGGTACGGTCTGCTGCGATTCCTGACGCTGTACCTGATTGAAAGCCTGAGGCGCGGGTATCACCACAACAGGTTCGAGGTCGAGGCGCGCGCCGCCGAGCTCTGCGTCCCGCCGCGCACGTGA
- a CDS encoding ABC transporter permease translates to MTAAGVAVAAASLTVFLALGQGLRVAVQEQTDSVRPQLQVSIGGLLAAAAPPPTLPDSILPQIEAQRAALHLKHVTPVLLSRQQFGRLSVTLFGIPAAAGFNRVYPYARVQTGRQLFPTDEGRAVAVVGSEVARQANVRPGETLALLPGRAVRVVGVLSPTHSLTDAFVILPLHSAQIALRVPHLISLAAVEVEEGVNVLDVAAALEERVPAEVYAQQQARQATARLLSSAKVVQWSLAGVALLVAFLSVLTTMSMAGHERQQEIGVLRAVGLSPRLVLYLMTLEGGLLAVTGGLVGIVIGWATGVMVSAVTVQRLGVPVAILTGVDALVVLGVSTLVGSLAALPVAWRLSRQSIVSALRAS, encoded by the coding sequence TTGACGGCAGCGGGCGTGGCCGTCGCGGCAGCGAGCCTTACGGTGTTCCTGGCACTTGGTCAGGGCCTGCGCGTCGCGGTGCAGGAGCAGACGGACAGCGTGCGCCCGCAACTTCAGGTGTCCATCGGGGGTCTGCTGGCCGCCGCCGCGCCACCCCCCACCCTGCCGGACAGCATCCTTCCGCAGATCGAAGCGCAGCGGGCTGCGCTGCATTTGAAGCACGTGACGCCGGTGCTGCTGTCCCGCCAGCAGTTTGGGCGGTTGAGCGTGACGCTGTTCGGGATTCCCGCGGCAGCCGGGTTCAACCGCGTGTATCCGTACGCGCGTGTGCAAACGGGACGACAACTGTTTCCAACGGACGAGGGGCGCGCTGTAGCCGTCGTGGGCAGCGAAGTGGCGCGGCAGGCGAACGTGCGTCCCGGGGAGACCCTCGCGCTGCTTCCCGGGCGTGCCGTGCGGGTCGTGGGGGTTCTGTCGCCCACCCACAGCCTCACGGACGCGTTCGTGATCCTGCCGCTCCACTCCGCACAGATCGCGCTGCGCGTGCCGCACCTGATCTCCCTCGCGGCGGTCGAGGTGGAGGAGGGCGTGAATGTCCTCGACGTCGCAGCCGCGCTGGAGGAACGCGTGCCCGCTGAGGTGTACGCGCAGCAGCAGGCGCGGCAGGCAACGGCGCGCCTGCTGAGCAGTGCCAAGGTCGTGCAGTGGTCCCTGGCGGGCGTGGCGTTGCTGGTGGCGTTCCTGAGTGTCCTGACGACCATGAGCATGGCCGGGCATGAACGTCAGCAGGAAATCGGTGTGCTGCGCGCCGTCGGGCTGTCGCCACGCTTGGTGCTGTACTTGATGACGCTGGAAGGCGGGCTGCTGGCCGTCACGGGCGGCTTGGTCGGGATCGTGATCGGCTGGGCCACGGGGGTCATGGTGAGTGCCGTGACCGTGCAGCGTCTGGGCGTCCCCGTGGCCATTCTGACGGGCGTGGACGCGCTGGTCGTGCTGGGTGTGAGCACCCTTGTGGGGAGTTTGGCGGCTCTGCCCGTCGCGTGGCGCTTGAGCCGACAGAGCATCGTCAGCGCGCTCCGAGCGTCATGA
- a CDS encoding SDR family NAD(P)-dependent oxidoreductase, which translates to MPGLARLLLSPPAAHDAARLQRALTGRTVLITGASYGIGEATALLFARHGAEVLLAARTEGQLRAVADRIRAQGGRAHAYPLDLTDPPRVTAFAASVQALHPRIDIVVSNAGKSIRRSALASVERRDLDRCLAVNFTGPAALLLALLPRMTETGGQVVNVSTVSAFPPFAPRWAAYQGSKAGFDAWLRSVALEVRARGVSVSSVYLPLVHTRMSDAAELYRRVPKLTAEEAARVVAGAVVTRRARVGPWWLSAQAGAGLLFPRLLDAALDGWERREQRRERRA; encoded by the coding sequence ATGCCGGGCCTCGCGCGACTCCTGCTTTCCCCACCCGCTGCACACGACGCCGCGCGGCTGCAGCGCGCCCTCACGGGCCGCACCGTGCTGATTACCGGCGCGTCGTACGGGATCGGCGAGGCCACCGCGCTCCTGTTCGCGCGGCATGGTGCCGAGGTGCTGCTCGCCGCTCGAACCGAAGGACAATTGCGCGCCGTGGCGGACCGTATCCGCGCGCAGGGCGGCCGCGCCCACGCGTACCCGCTGGACCTTACGGATCCGCCGCGCGTCACGGCATTCGCGGCGTCGGTGCAGGCGCTTCACCCGCGCATCGACATCGTGGTGAGCAACGCGGGTAAGTCCATTCGGCGCTCAGCGCTGGCGTCGGTGGAGCGGCGAGACCTCGACCGGTGTCTCGCTGTGAACTTCACTGGCCCGGCGGCGCTGCTGCTGGCGTTGCTACCCCGTATGACCGAAACGGGTGGGCAGGTGGTGAACGTCTCGACAGTGTCGGCGTTCCCGCCGTTCGCGCCAAGGTGGGCGGCGTACCAGGGCAGCAAGGCCGGGTTCGACGCGTGGTTGCGCAGCGTCGCGCTGGAAGTGCGCGCGCGCGGCGTGAGTGTGAGCAGCGTGTACCTGCCGCTCGTCCACACCCGCATGAGCGACGCGGCCGAACTGTACCGCCGGGTCCCGAAACTCACGGCGGAGGAAGCCGCGCGGGTGGTCGCGGGCGCGGTCGTTACGCGCCGGGCGCGGGTGGGCCCCTGGTGGCTTTCCGCGCAGGCGGGCGCGGGCCTGCTGTTTCCACGGCTGCTCGACGCCGCGCTTGACGGCTGGGAACGCCGTGAGCAGCGCCGTGAAAGGCGCGCGTGA
- a CDS encoding AMP-binding protein, with product MTFRRFWRAARDAGLLAHPLRDAWLAVRVLARFGPSLYAVAAWSAARFPQLPAVVDDDGPLTFRELRLRSDSIAGVFEQHLPFGASVGLLCRNHAACVAVLLASQRAGLRAVLLNPSGPVSQTLDAARALNLSLLVVDDALMPDLQALEPDLPCCCMSALTVASAPGKPGPSGRRQGRIVLLTSGTTGPAKVVQRRLESLGALRALMALLVQLNLRAHAPVLLTTPLVHGHGLATLAMSLAFGAPLHLRSRGGREAYLRTLRDARIEVLVLVPTVLYRLLDAPTEPLPHLRTVISGSAPLTADLARRALSRFGPVLFNLYGSSELGLISLAPPEQLLAAPDSVGRVLPGTRLSVRRADGTPAAANEEGNVTLRTAGHWQPTGDRGRLSESGLLTLTGRSDDLLVIGGVNVTPQRIEEDVARLPFVLDCAVTGVPCEEYGQRVVAFIVPRGGWEHVTAVDVQRELQALLPRAWRPSQVEFRAALPRNAMGKLVRHQLKPSEDQ from the coding sequence GTGACCTTCCGGCGCTTCTGGAGGGCAGCGCGTGACGCTGGCTTACTCGCACACCCTCTGCGGGACGCCTGGCTTGCCGTTCGGGTTCTCGCACGGTTCGGGCCGTCCCTGTACGCCGTCGCGGCATGGTCGGCTGCGCGCTTCCCGCAGTTACCTGCTGTGGTGGACGACGATGGTCCACTCACGTTCCGCGAACTGCGTCTCCGCTCTGACAGCATTGCCGGAGTGTTCGAGCAGCACCTGCCGTTCGGAGCGAGCGTGGGATTGCTGTGCCGCAATCACGCGGCATGCGTGGCGGTCCTGCTCGCCTCGCAACGCGCGGGCTTGCGGGCCGTGCTGCTGAACCCGAGCGGTCCGGTCAGTCAGACGCTGGACGCAGCCCGCGCGCTGAACCTGTCACTGCTGGTCGTGGATGACGCGCTGATGCCCGACCTGCAAGCCCTCGAGCCGGACCTGCCCTGCTGCTGCATGTCCGCCCTCACGGTTGCGTCCGCCCCCGGAAAGCCGGGACCGTCGGGGCGACGTCAGGGGCGAATTGTGCTGCTCACCTCCGGAACGACCGGACCTGCCAAGGTGGTGCAGCGGCGCCTGGAAAGCCTCGGCGCGCTCCGTGCGCTCATGGCGCTGCTGGTTCAGTTAAACCTGCGCGCGCACGCGCCGGTCCTGCTGACCACGCCGCTCGTTCACGGACATGGCCTCGCGACGCTCGCGATGAGCCTCGCGTTCGGCGCGCCCTTGCACCTGCGGTCGCGCGGGGGCAGGGAAGCGTACCTGCGGACGTTGCGCGACGCGCGCATAGAGGTACTGGTGCTGGTGCCGACCGTGCTGTACCGCCTCCTCGACGCCCCCACAGAGCCGCTGCCGCACCTGCGGACCGTCATCAGCGGTTCCGCGCCCCTCACGGCCGACCTCGCGCGACGTGCCTTGTCGCGCTTTGGCCCGGTGCTGTTCAATCTGTACGGCAGCAGCGAACTCGGCCTGATCTCCCTCGCTCCACCCGAACAGCTTCTTGCCGCGCCGGACAGTGTCGGCCGTGTCCTGCCCGGCACGCGGCTGAGCGTTCGACGAGCGGATGGAACGCCCGCCGCAGCAAACGAGGAAGGGAACGTCACGCTCCGTACTGCCGGTCACTGGCAGCCTACGGGTGACCGGGGCCGCTTGAGTGAGTCGGGGCTGCTGACACTCACCGGGCGGTCGGATGACCTGTTGGTGATCGGCGGGGTGAACGTGACGCCGCAACGCATTGAGGAGGATGTCGCGCGCCTGCCGTTCGTGCTGGACTGCGCGGTGACGGGCGTGCCCTGCGAGGAGTACGGACAGCGGGTCGTCGCGTTCATCGTGCCGCGCGGCGGGTGGGAGCATGTCACGGCGGTGGACGTGCAGCGTGAACTGCAGGCGCTGCTTCCGCGAGCTTGGCGGCCCTCGCAAGTCGAGTTCCGTGCGGCGTTGCCCCGAAATGCCATGGGGAAACTGGTCAGGCATCAGCTGAAGCCCAGCGAAGACCAGTAA